Below is a window of Clostridiales bacterium DNA.
TGCTGCGGGGCCGGCTGTGCACCGTGGCGATGGCCTGAAACACAAAAAATACGCCTTCGGGGCCTTAACCCCTTTTGGATTCCGTCATTTCGTGGTATATTGGCATGGTCATCTTTTCAATCGGATTATCTTTCTTGGAGGAATGAAAATGAAGAACATTATCCTGACAGGGGATCGTCCCACCGGGCGGCTGCACCTCGGTCATTATGTCGGCTCCCTGAAGCGCCGCGTGGAACTGCAGAATTCCGGAAAGTTCGACGAGATCAATATCCTGATCGCGGACGACCAGGCGCTGACGGATAATGCCGACAATCCCGGCAAGATCCGGGAGAATATTATCAACGTGGTGCTGGATTACCTGAGCGTCGGCCTGGATCCGGAAAAGACCACCATCTGCGTGCAGAGCGCCCTGCCGGCCCTGCATGCGCTGACCTTCTACTACCTGAACCTGGTGACCACCGCCAGGCTGAGCCGGAACCCCACCGTGAAGGCGGAAATCCAGATGCGCGGCTTTGCCGATGAAGGCCTCCCGGCTGGATTTTTCTGCTATCCCGTGTCCCAGGCGGCGGACATCACCGCCTTTGACGCGACGGTCGTGCCGGTGGGCGAGGACCAGCTGCCGATGATTGAACAGACGCGGGAAATCGTGGAGAAGTTCAACAAAATCTACGGCGAGACCCTGGTGCTTCCCAAGGCGATGATTCCCGAAAACGAAACCCAGCGGC
It encodes the following:
- the trpS gene encoding tryptophan--tRNA ligase, with translation MKNIILTGDRPTGRLHLGHYVGSLKRRVELQNSGKFDEINILIADDQALTDNADNPGKIRENIINVVLDYLSVGLDPEKTTICVQSALPALHALTFYYLNLVTTARLSRNPTVKAEIQMRGFADEGLPAGFFCYPVSQAADITAFDATVVPVGEDQLPMIEQTREIVEKFNKIYGETLVLPKAMIPENETQRRLPGVDGKAKMSKSLGNCIYLSDDAKTVKKQVNGKMFTDPQHLQISDPGHTEGNVVFTYLDAFCTDEHFAEFLPDYANLEEMKEHYRRGGLGDGTCKKFLINILEETLSPIRAERAKWENDIDSVYDIIQAGTLKAQETTNATLARVRKAMRINYFDDRGIIKEWDKMLKAAKQ